The segment TAAAGTCAGTGTGAGCAGATGCCCCGCCTCTTTCCTCCTTTCCTCTTCTACTACTTTGTCTAATTCCCTATATTTACTTCACTATCACCATATTCCCCCTCCTCTATCTCCCTTCCCTTTTCCTCTTTTAGCCGCTCTTATGCTTTTAACTGAGGAGCTGTCTGCCCACTTACCCTTTATATCTGAAGGCCGTTACAACCTATCATCTAATGTGGATAAGAAAGGACTGTTATATGGATAGTCTTCCACCAAAGAAGGGCATTGGGCTTGGCCTACTGCACGGAAGTCACACAGAACCTCAATGTATGGTGACAAAGACTTTCAATGAGTCAAAAGTTAGAGATTGTATTTGACCAATGAGAAATaaatattgtataattttttttaagtactTTCAAGTTTTTGGAATCAAATAATTTGTGCTGaatcattctttttatttttctcaataaaaatccctaaaaataataaaaaggggaacattaaccctttaaaaagggacagtctatcctAGCATGATTCTCAGCATCTAGATAAACGTGTTGTTTATTTCAATTTAGTTCTATTGAATACATGGACATCACATCCTTTCTTTAATGTAATGATCTACCACTCTTCAGGACTGAACACATGAACAAGATTCTATGCTCAGCACCTAATAACTTGACCATTCATGGGACGGTTCGTGTTTAAAACTTAGACATTGAAGCCTGAGAAAGGCAATGCATTTTTGAGCAACTCCTTTTATATGTTCCTGTATTCATTCacaaaaattgtacttgaatttcaataaaagaatttaaacataaaaagggacagtctacttgatttgttttattgtttaaaaacatagataatgcccttactacccattccccagctttgcataaacaacatagttatattaataatgttttatacTCTCTAAGATTGACTGTGGTCCATCTCATATCAGTGCTTTtctttagctttttacaatcttgcacacagccagacagtgctgatttatgtgtgccatatagataacattgtgctcactcccatggagaatgataatggttatacaagaaccagcactggctaaaatgcaaaaagAATTGAGATAAAGGAGCAGCCTGCacgggcttagatacaggtaatcagtatatatatatatatatatatatatatatatatatatatatatatatatatatatatatatacactgctcaaaaaaataaagggaacacttaaacaacacaatgtaactccaagtcaatcacacttctgtgaaatcaaactgtccacttaggaagcaacactgagtgacaatcaatgtcacatgctgttgtgcaaatgggatagaaaacaggtggaaattataggcaattagcaagacacccccaataaaggagtagttctgcaggtggtgaccacagaccacttctcagttcctatgctttctggctgatgttttggtcacttatgaatgctggctgtgctttcactctagtggtagcatgagacggagtctacaacccacacaagtggctcaggtagtgcagctcatccaggatggcacatcaatgcgagctgtggcaagaaggattgctgtgtctgtcagcgtagtgtccagagcatggaggcgctaccaggagacaggccagtacatcaggagacgtggaggaggccataggagggcaacaacccagcagcaggaccgctacctctgcctttgtgcaaggaggaacagaaggagcactgccagaggcctgcaaaatgacctcaaacaggccacaaatgtgcatgtgtctgctcaaacagtcagaaacagactccatgggggggggtatgagggcccgacgtccacaggtgggggttgtgcttacagcccaacaccgtgcaagacgtttggcatttgccagagaacaccaagattggcaaattcgccactggcgccctgtgctcttcacagatgaaagcaggtgcacactgagcacatttgacagacgtgacagtctggagatgccgtggaaaacgttctgctgcctgcaacatcctccagcatggccggtttggcagtaggtcagtaatggtgtggggtggcatttctttgaggggccgaacagccctccatgtgctctccagaggtagcctgactgccattaggtatcgagatgagatcctcagacgccttgtgagaccatatgctggtgcagttggccctgggttcctcctaatgcaagacaatgctagacctcatgtggctggagtgtgtcagcagttcctgcaagacgaaggcattgatgctatggactggcccacccgttccccagacctgaatccaattgagcacatctgggacatcatgtctcgctccatccaccaacttcacgttgcaccacagactgtccaggagttggtggatgctttagtccaggtctgggaggagatccctcaggagaccatccgccacctcatcaggagcatgcacaggcgttgtagggaggtcatacaggcacgtggaggccacacacactactgagcctcattttgacttgttttaaggacattacatcaaagttggatccgcctgtagtgtgtttttccactttaattttgagtgtgactccaaatccagacctccatgggttaaaaaatttgatttccattttttaatttttgtgtgattttgttgtcagcacattcaactatgtaaagaacaaagtatttaattagaatatttaattcattcagatctaggatgtgttattttagtgttccctttatttttttgagcagtgtatatatatatatatatatatatatatatatatatatatatatatataaataaaacagtgctgattatgcaaaactggggaatgggcaataaagggattatctatcttttccaaCAATAACAATttacaagtagactgtccctttaactgctgagccattacCACCCCTGTGCCAGGCTGTTATGTAGTTTTTAGGCTGCTCACATTAAGCGCTACTGGAggacatttttcagtgagaaactcacacTCTTTTTCAGGTATAACCCAGCAGAttaaaactataccattattttatgtgtatgttgcaggtaaagtcagatattgggtcaTCCTAGTATTACCagagtaaaacggacattacccaagcagctgtgggtaaagcccaatgtatgatcataaatcccctcagagtgcgaaGTCACTGCATCAAGCATatgtagcatgcactgtaattcccccatattCACTTTCTTTTTTTGCATCCGCCTGGTGGGGTTCAAGGGGGCAAAGCCCCCCCATTGTAAACCTCataccccaaggttcacttggggtggatgccagaggatcggcagggcacctcttccttgaaccccccaggcagaggcaaaagaaatagtaaagataggggaattacagtacatcaggctttacccacagccgtttgggtaatgtccattttacccaaataatcctaggattacccagatttcttactttaccccaaacatatatatcatgacatgtaagaaacctgcaacaaaaagtgtgaaaatgtctttattaaaattgtaataaacaaggttataaacaaTAGTGTGTTTCCCCCCTAATCTCTATAGCAATAGTATAGTTATGTAactgatctgcacataggggctcccataagCCTctgcaaataaatggacatttattccCAACAGGTGATCACTATTGCCAcaatgatcacctggctattaaaactacCACGTGTCAGATTTCCCAGTGCGTAGGGCAGTACAAAACTAAATAAGCCCCTGCAATGTGTAAGATTTAGTCAGGTGGGAACGAAGCAAAAGCGtggaaaataaatccacaacaaaATATAGCATTAACCCTCTGGCTACCAAAAAAGAAATCTTAGATAACTTCATATCTGGCTCTGAGCATGGAGACCGTTTGCAGAGTTTCCATTCATCCAATtcactacatttaaaaataaatgatacaCAGGACGTTATAACTATTGTTATGTTTATTGTGAAATTGAGTTCTCCAGCATGGTGCAGATAAATAAAAGGTTTAACCCCCCTCTCGCCATTGGGCCCTTTAGAATCAGAGACAATGCCTTGGATGGTCCTGCAGAGACAGCGTGCTACCATGGGGGTGACATTGGCTGTGGATTTTGCAAATAGGACATAACCACGGCAGATATTGATAACCtagaaaaaaaagcatatttaatcACACAGTATTGTAGAGCAACAATTCAATATATGCTCAAACAtctaaaaaatttaacaaaaatcaTGTTATACCATTCAGATGATTAATTATATGCACTATATGTTCATAGTGTAGCCCTGTAATCTAAGACGTTCAGGAGCCTGGTATAAGGTGCATAATGTGTTTCTACACAGTCCTTGTTTTTTTCAAGATTCATTACTAAAAACTTATAATGCCTATTTGCAATGCTAGATGATTTAGCCACTTAACAACCAACTTCATATGGGGTGcgtcctgcaaaaaaaaataaaaaaatacgttggtctttgaaagcgatcctgatcgcttccagccgctttcctgttgttgcagtgatgcctcgatattgaggcatcctgcaataacagtttttggCCATCAGATGCAGAgagctctgtggccctctctgcattggacattgGTGGCCgttggtgggaggcgggtgggcggccatcagtgtTTGCAAATggtcagaggggggcgggatcgcaggGGGAGCCACCAGGAGCGCGCATGGGGGGGGGGTGCGTGTGCGCGCACGGGGCAGAGGAGCGCTGCACCATGGAACGTACCCAGGATGGCGCAAATAAGGtaggaggggagggttagagagctgtttggggggggggggggggagatcagggaggttgggggctatgggaggatcctacacagcagaatatggctatatatatatatatatatatatatatatatatatataaataaaataaacttattttagtactggcagactttctgccagtacataagatggcggggacaattgtggggtgcaggaggaaagctgtttgggaggctgatctctacactaaagctaaaattaaccctgcaagctccctacatgctccctaattaaccccttcactgctgggcataatacacgtgtggtgcacagcagcatttagcggccttctaattgccaaaaagcaacgccaaagccatatatgtctgctatttctgaacaaagggtatcccagagaagcatttacaaccatttgtgccataattgtacaagctgtttgtgacgcatttggcagtgaaatggtggcatgaaatataccaaaatgggcctatatcaatactttgggttgtcttctaaaaatctatctatctatatatacacacacacacacacacacgtcaagggatattcagggattcctgaaagatatcagtgttccaatgtaactagcgctaattttgaaaaaaagtggtttggaaatagcaaagtgctacttgtatttattgccctatagcttgcaaagaacatgtaaacattgggtatttctaaactcaggacaaaattttgaaactatttagcatgggtgttttttggtggttgtagatgtgtaacagattttgggggtcaaagttagaaaaagtgtgtgttttttccaccatattgtataaaaaaaaatattaaattttttataGTTCCTATTACTCTGTAGTTAGGATATTCAGCTATACTAGGCTGTGTTTGATACTTTGTAATTATGACTGTTGTACAGGGATACATTCTTTTATTGCTGTGTCACATAGAAACTTTTCAATGATATAagattattaataaagattttttgttttgaaatttcagagtgctgaattccctttctttctaaagaggatatatatacacacacacacatatatataatttttggacACTTTTTTGGGGCTCACTTTCAGGATAATCCACTCatcatatttttttatacattgccTGGACATATATTGGGACACACCTTTAAATACAGTGTTTGGACACAATCATTTGGACGTTATTTTTGTACCATTTTTTCCTTTATTTCATTGGGATCCCTCCGATTTAtgcttttatgttttgtattttttattgacagacagagcaagtaattttaaacaactttacaatttacttctattatctaatttgcttcagtctcttggtatcctttgttgaaaagaatacctaagtagactcaggagcagcaatgtattactaggAGCTAGTAGCTGATTTATGAGTGCACTTATATTTCTTGTCATcatttgtttagctagctcccagtagtgtgttgctggtccttcaaaaaaggataccaagagaatgaaacaaattggaaagttgtttaaaattgtatgttctatataaatcatgaaagaaatgttttttgtttcatatccctttaatattacaattaaagggataggaaagtcaaaattaaacttgcaagattcagatagaacatgtaattttaaaagactattaaatgtgctttattctcttggtatcccttgttgaaaaatacacACTTATCATACACTAGTGAGAGGTAGTTGCCGATtggggcctgcacacatttgtctcttgcgattggctaactagatgttttcagctagctgccagtagtgcaatgctgttccttcagcaaaggataacaagagaatgaaacagatttgataatagaagtaaattggaaagttgtttaaaattgtatgttctatttcaaccatgaaagaaaaagttagggtttcctgtccctttaaagggacataaaattgcaaACAAAATGCCTGAATGCATTACAccattttctttattgtttttgcactgttgcctgcatacaactatgtgtttaacccctgcaaagtttaAATCCGCTctaaagcagcaatgtactactgggacacATCTTAATACATTTGGTGGACAAACTGAAATAATCATATGTTTGTAGCCACAAAACACCAGTTAGCTTCCAATAGTATATTGATGCTCTTAGCATTttacatgtttttcaacaaaggattccaaaagactgaagtaaatttgataatagaagtcaattgaaaagtctgTTGAAATTACatcctttatctgaaccatgaatgtttaagtttgactttcacggccctttaatttattttacattaaatgtGATATCCAGGTGTTAATCTAATACAACTATATAAAACGCACACTCAACATCTCCTTTCCCCCCCCCAGATGACTTACATAAAGCTGCTCATCATTTGCTTGGTGTCTTCTGAGCTTCGTGAGTTTGCAAAACTGATGAAAGAGCAATATACAGCAATCCATGCACACCATTTTAACTGAAAGAGAGAGAATTGAAAAACGTAAGCTCAGAAaaaccttaaagggaaattaaacactaaatacatgctagatagaatgatgcattcaaagaaaagattagtccatgactaacatgtagatgtattttttaaagtttcattagttgtttaaaaagtgacacaataagtgtaaagttttagtgtctataaaacactgggagctgccatgttgtaacttatgttaccttctctgctgtggccaattagggtcagttataaatagggcactagagtgtgcagccaatggttgtgctggatttaacagtgttctgcacttctatttgtaacaggaactgaaaagctcacaatttcagaatggaattgcaggcacagaggacaaaataaataatgaaattgcagagttgttttattttatacaatttatcattttatattaccatctcaatgtgtttaatgtccctttaagggccagattacaagttaagtgcaaaatattgcttccacaaaagagatatttgcgctcaactgagtaataccagcacacacaaatgtgcactggtattataaatCAGATGCAATATGAATGcaaccttgtgtttgcattgcacggaagcattgcgcttacaACAGCGTGCATAGgctgcaatgggagcctcgttctcatgccgtcatacACGGTATGAGAagtagcaaagggggtaagtcgcgcagcgatgggcagcaaatatatatatctatctatatatatagtaaagcaggtatgaatcccacggacggactccgtgttgtagccaggatccaaataaagcaggcacacaggttttttcataaacactccggtttattggaaatgttgtttaccaaacgtttcggctcaaacacgagcctttgtcaatggtgtacaaaaccaaatgtgtacaccattgacaaaggctcgtgtttgagccgaaacgtttggtaaacaacatttccaataaaccggagtgtttatgaaaaaacctgtgtgcctgctttatttggatcctggctacaacacggagcccgtccgtgggattcatacctactttactgtttgtttctccctagtgagagcaccaggtagctgatctattcgtgagtgccgttcacccctgctactatatatatatatatatatatatatatatatatatatatatatatatatatatatatatgtgtgtttatatgtatatacacatattaacacaaatatatacgtataaaagcatatacatatatatttacagaaataacagtccccatagaccgcaatgtaaaggcacttttcagtgcaaattgttttctaacaccccacacccatcaCTTCTAAACTATAACTGCTTttagcagttatttaaaaaaaataaaagatgcttttttttttttttaaaaaccaaaaaacactttactttgggggcaattgggggacatttagaaaattaaccagagatctgatcgcaagctcgtggtagcaataaacagccacttgtgaTGGATGgttacttgtaaactagcccttcaTTTTAGATGAAACAATGTTTGTCAGCTATGTTCTTTTGAAACATGTAACAGGCAACATTAACAGCAGTGTTCGTGGTTAACTGTCAGTGTTTAGACACTAGGTAATATATAGTTAGGCTGTGAGCACTAGAGATTACAGATATTGGAAGTAAGTCCCACTGTGGTGTAAAGTAAGCTATTGAGTGTGACTTTGTTCACAGGATCAATGCTCCAAATACAAACCACACGACCTTCTGTCTCTTTACCCTTCAATCTGTAGTTTGTAAGCGTCATCCTCCtcctgtattcatttgttttgtatctgtatttttactACAAATTCATGCCAACTCTTGTAGTAAGGTCAATAATGCAGAAGATACCCAAGTGAAACACAATTAGTTATTCCTTTTGCATATCAGAAaatatgtatgttaaagggacagcaaaggttaaattaaactttcatgatttggatagagcatgcaactttccaatttacttctaatatgaaaTGTGTTTTGTtgtattagtatcctttgttgtagaaaaTATCGAGGTAGGTTCAGGAAGAGCAAGCCACTGCtgcaagctgatgattggtggctgcacaccccaaggcagaacactgtgctaTCTCATCGCAGAAATTGTGTCTGCAGAAAGACCAGCCgtgacagttaaaaaaaaaaaaaaaaatttgcctgaaagtgtcactgttccgttatatctcagtgtaaatatttactacattcctctcttttcaatttccccCCCATCCTGAACTCCAGTGCGATACAGGGTAACAGCATtctccccaactgtcccgattttcgccgGACAGTCccgatttgttttaaatttttttaattctattggccccatactcagaagcagctggcttttctctcccagggttagatacctgttagattccctgttgaaaaggaatggtgtgtgggttaagcaggagtaagaaggctgtatacccccggacctcaggtaatggtgacctctaacctacctctggtagtgatgacgtctaacccctggtgataatactagcatgccttcagttttatacaatgagcagtgctaacaccagggtaacgaacagtggcagcctcagactgcaagctaatgtgcttgccaaccccaggaccccatacaattaattacagatacccatatatgatgtagtgtgtgtatctgcatgtataagtgtaagctatgtagtgtgtgtgtgtgtgtgtgtgtatctgtatgtataagtgtgtgtgtgtgtctgaatgtataagtgtatgctatgtgtgcatatatatatatatatatatgtaagctatgtagtgtgtgtatctgtatgtataagtatgttatgtagtgtgtgtaaatctgcgtgtgtgtatctgcttgaataagtgtgtgtgtgtgtgtgtgtgtgtgtgtatctgcatgtataagtgtatgctatgtagtgtgcatgtatatatgtaagctatgtagtgtgtgtatctgcatgtataagtatgttatgtagtgtgtgtatatctgcgtgtgtgtatctgcttgaataagtgtatgctatgtagtgagtgtgtgtgtgtatctgcatgtataagtgtatgatgtgtagagtgtgtgtgtctgtatgtataagtgtatgttatgtagtgtgtgcgtgtgtgtatctgcatgtataagtgtatgctatgtagtgtgtgtgtgtgtctgtatttatgtataagtgtatgttatgtagtgtgtgcgtatctgcatgtataagtgtatgttatgtagtgtgtgcgtatctgcatgtataagtgtatggtgtgtgtgtgtgtgtgtctacatgtataaatgtaagctatgtagtgtgtgtgtgtgtgtgtgtgtgtgtgtgtgtgtgtgtgtctgttggcgctttacaaatacctgataataataataataataataatatctgcatgtataagtatgttatggtgtgtgtgtgtgtgtgtgtgtgtgtatctgcctgtataagtgtatgctatgtagtgtgtgtgtctgcttgtataagtgtatgctatgtagtgtgtgtgtgtgtgtgtgtgtgtatctgcatgcataagtgtatgttatgtagtgtgtgtgtctgcatctattagtatatgctgtgtgtgtgtgtgtatctgcatgtataagtgtatgctatgtagtgtgtgtgtgtgtgtatctgcatgcataagtgtatgctatgtagtgtgtgtgtgtatatctgcatgcataagtgtatgttatgtagtgtgtgtgtctgcatctataagtatatgctatgtagtgtgtgtgtgtgtgtgtatctgcatgtataagtgtatgctatgtagtgtgtgtctgcatgtataagtgtatgctatgtagtgcgtgcgcatgtataagtgtatgctatgtagtgagtgtgtatctgcctgtgtaagtgtaagctatgtagtgtgtgtttctgtgtatttgagtgtgtgtacatgtatatgtgtagcttgtgttactgtgcatttttgctgactttaaaggccagaatctagaatattaatggggaatgcagagagcagttttaaagaatatatgattaaatgtccaattaagataaaaatatttagcactgtctctgcaaaggctaattaaatacagagctcacatagctataccagtggtttgagcttgtgtttgatttgctgcctaagagtattaaaagatatgactttatttagaaatatatatatatatatatatatatatatatatatatatatatatatatatatatatatatatatatatatatatatatatatatatatatatatataaaactttggtcttatgtttgtttgttttttttaagccgCTGTCTGACCctcttttgaaatgttgggaggtatgtaacagCACACTGCAGAAAAGGTAGGTCAGGGCTTAACCAATTTattctaggagccaaccaatatacttaggagccagatttagttatttaataaatgtgtgtgtatatagagatagagagagagagagaaaacaaaagacttGCACTCTCTGGGTCTTTCAAACGCcaattttactgtgaccgtgtagtaacgtttcggggataatgtatccccttcctcagactcatGTGTTACAAAGTGAATTACATTTATAGCAAACAATTAATAACTCCACCCCCAATTAGACCAGTAAAACCGCCAAACAGCAGTTGTCATGGTAACCACTGAGTCATAACAACAACAAGAAACATTAAACAGTGATCAGCTTAAAACGTCTGAGCCATAATCAGTGCAAACTATACAATATTCTTATTAGTGACTCTTAGATTAAGGGAGAGGGCTGAAGGAGCATAGATTCAGAGCAAGGAGGACAGCACAGTTCTAAAAAGACAATGTGCTGTCCTCCTTGCTCTGAATCTATGCTCCTTCAGCCCTAGTCACTAATgagaatattgtttattttgcaCTGATTATGGCTCAGACGTTTTAAGCTGATCactgtttaatgttttttgttgttgttatgacTCCGTGGTTACCATGACAACTGCTGTTTGGCGGTTTTTCTGGtctaattggggggtggggttatTAATTGTTTGCTATAAATGTAATTCACTTTGTAACacatgtgtctgaggaaggggatacattatccccgaaacgttactacacggtcacagtaaaattgGCGTTTGAAAAACCCAGAGAGTGCAAGTCTTTTGTTTACTTATATTAcacttcactagcaccctggtagttggacttaaagtgaaggtaaagttaccttgacactgatacagaatccaattattttttaaaaatgaatgggactttcattcatgattttttacattattacttcaaaagcctttattttatatttaaaatccttttttgccgattttcacaatcatcccgctctgtattttttttttttatttctggtcaCGTTTTTAGAGCAACCAGTTGAATTTCTGGCCGTTAGGTGCCCGTGACCCGACGTCATCCGCCCACTTGCtatactgcgcatgcgctagagtctATTTCTCCATCAAAGACTACACCGGGCGTTctagtttcgcgcatgcgtactgtTTCTGCTTAAGGC is part of the Bombina bombina isolate aBomBom1 chromosome 6, aBomBom1.pri, whole genome shotgun sequence genome and harbors:
- the WDR83OS gene encoding PAT complex subunit Asterix, coding for MTGNGGSDPRRPGKVLRYKPPTTENSPTLDDPTPDYMNLLGMIFSMCGLMLKLKWCAWIAVYCSFISFANSRSSEDTKQMMSSFMLSISAVVMSYLQNPQPMSPPW